In the Colwellia sp. 20A7 genome, one interval contains:
- a CDS encoding Arm DNA-binding domain-containing protein: MSLSDNKLRNIKAPYTGKRELADRDGLTARITANAIITFNYRFRWQGKQQRIKIGRYPDIKLADARIKTGEYRQALLDGFDPLLN, translated from the coding sequence ATGTCATTAAGCGATAACAAACTCAGAAACATAAAAGCACCTTACACTGGTAAAAGAGAATTAGCTGACCGTGATGGTTTGACCGCAAGGATCACCGCTAATGCAATAATTACGTTCAATTATCGCTTTAGATGGCAAGGTAAGCAACAACGAATTAAAATTGGTCGTTATCCAGATATTAAATTGGCTGATGCTAGAATAAAAACAGGAGAATACCGTCAAGCTTTGTTAGATGGTTTTGATCCTCTTCTTAACTAA